One segment of Phalacrocorax carbo chromosome 24, bPhaCar2.1, whole genome shotgun sequence DNA contains the following:
- the GOLGA7 gene encoding golgin subfamily A member 7 isoform X1, translating into MRRSYRSASHRGGAPVHCRSLRVGEAAARAPGDTSALLPGRSHPDAFATAIDRQQFEETVRTLNNLYAEAEKLGGQSYLEGCLACLTAYTIFLCMETHYEKVLKKIAKFIQEQNEKIYAPQGLLLTDPIERGLRVIEITIYEDRGMTSGR; encoded by the exons ATGCGCAGATCCTACCGCTCGGCTTCCCACCGCGGCGGTGCGCCTGTGCACTGCCGCTCCCTGAGGGTCGGTGAGGCGGCGGCGCGTGCGCCAGGCGACACTTCCGCCCTTTTGCCGGGCCGGAGTCATCCCGACGCTTTTGCGACAGCC ATTGACAGGCAGCAGTTTGAAGAGACCGTCCGAACACTGAATAACCTCTATGCAGAAGCTGAAAAACTTGGGGGCCAATCTTACCTTGAAGGGTGTCTCGCCTGTTTGACTGCCTATACCATCTTCTTGTGCATGGAAACGCATTATGAAAAG GTTCTAAAGAAAATTGCCAAGTTTATTCAGGAACAGAACGAGAAGATCTATGCTCCTCAGGGCCTCCTTCTGACAGACCCCATTGAAAGAGGACTAAGAGTT ATTGAAATTACCATTTATGAAGACAGAGGTATGACCAGTGGAAGATAA
- the GOLGA7 gene encoding golgin subfamily A member 7 isoform X2, which translates to MRPQQAPVSGKVFIQRDYSGGTRCQFQSKFPAELENRIDRQQFEETVRTLNNLYAEAEKLGGQSYLEGCLACLTAYTIFLCMETHYEKVLKKIAKFIQEQNEKIYAPQGLLLTDPIERGLRVIEITIYEDRGMTSGR; encoded by the exons atGAGGCCGCAGCAGGCGCCCGTGTCGGGCAAGGTGTTCATCCAGCGTGACTACAGCGGCGGGACGCGGTGCCAGTTCCAGAGCAAGTTCCCGGCCGAGCTGGAGAACAGG ATTGACAGGCAGCAGTTTGAAGAGACCGTCCGAACACTGAATAACCTCTATGCAGAAGCTGAAAAACTTGGGGGCCAATCTTACCTTGAAGGGTGTCTCGCCTGTTTGACTGCCTATACCATCTTCTTGTGCATGGAAACGCATTATGAAAAG GTTCTAAAGAAAATTGCCAAGTTTATTCAGGAACAGAACGAGAAGATCTATGCTCCTCAGGGCCTCCTTCTGACAGACCCCATTGAAAGAGGACTAAGAGTT ATTGAAATTACCATTTATGAAGACAGAGGTATGACCAGTGGAAGATAA
- the GINS4 gene encoding DNA replication complex GINS protein SLD5: MRGALRLVAGACGRMAAAGAEGTEADSDGGSEELVLTPAQLIRSLEQAWLNEKFAPELLESKPEIIECVVEQLDHMEANLKRAKRGDLKVSVHRMEIERIRYVLSSYLRCRLVKIEKFFPHVLEKEKSRAEGEPSILSPEEFAFAKEYMANTEAYLKNMALKHMPPNLQKVSLLKSVPKPNLDSFVFLRVLERQENILVEPEMDEQREYTIDLEEGSQHLIRYKTIAPLVASGAVQLI, encoded by the exons ATGCGCGGAGCGCTGCGCCTCGTGGCGGGAGCCTGTGGCCggatggcggcggcgggtgcTGAGGGGACGGAGGCGGACTCGGATGGCGGTAGTGAGGAGCTGGTGCTCACCCCGGCGCAGCTCATCCGCAGCCTGGAGCAG GCCTGGCTGAATGAGAAGTttgccccagagctgctggagagcaAACCTGAGATCATCGAGTGTGTTGTGGAGCAGCTGGACCATATG GAGGCAAACCTGAAACGGGCGAAGAGAGGAGACTTGAAGGTCAGCGTTCACCGCATGGAGATTGAAAGGATCCGTTACGTGCTCAGCAGCTACTTGCGATGTAGGCTTGTGAAG ATAGAGAAGTTTTTCCCCCATGTCCTGGAGAAGGAGAAGTCTCGAGCCGAAGGGGAACCTTCCATTCTATCACCAGAGGAGTTTGCCTTTGCTAAAGA ATACATGGCCAACACAGAAGCTTACCTGAAAAACATGGCCCTAAAACACATGCCGCCCAACCTGCAGAAAGTGTCTCTCCTAAAATCAG TGCCAAAGCCCAACCTGGACTCCTTTGTGTTCCTGAGGGTGTTGGAGCGTCAGGAGAACATCCTTGTTGAGCCAGAGATGGATGAGCAGAG AGAGTACACCATCGACCTGGAGGAGGGCTCGCAGCATCTGATCCGCTACAAGACCATTGCCCCGCTGGTGGCCTCGGGAGCGGTGCAGCTCATCTGA